The following coding sequences are from one Cervus canadensis isolate Bull #8, Minnesota chromosome 4, ASM1932006v1, whole genome shotgun sequence window:
- the LOC122440858 gene encoding olfactory receptor 2T12-like, which produces MEKRNTTSDFILLGIFKHTRSHLFLFMMVLTMAIASLMASALMLLLILLDPQLHRPMYFLLSQLSLMDMMLVSSIMPKMAADYLTWNKSISPAGCGLQIFVSLTLGGGESFLLAAMSYDRYVAVCHPLRYPVLLNWRLCFQMTLGSWFLGAADGLMQAATTLSFAFCSAHEIDHFFCEAPMLVRLACADTSVFENVMYVCCVLMLLIPFSLILASYSLILSAVLHMRSQEALKEAFATCSSHLAVVALFYGPAIFIYMRPKSYRSANHDKVVSAFYTILTPVLNPLIYSLRNSEVREALKKWLGKCADFKYQQT; this is translated from the coding sequence ATGGAGAAGAGAAATACAACCTCAGACTTTATTCTCCTAGGAATCTTTAAGCACACAAGATCCCACCTCTTTCTATTTATGATGGTTCTGACAATGGCCATTGCTTCCTTGATGGCCAGTGCCCTCATGCTTCTCCTGATTCTCCTGGACCCCCAACTCCACAGGCCCATGTACTTCCTACTGAGCCAACTCTCTCTCATGGACATGATGCTGGTTTCCTCCATCATGCCCAAAATGGCTGCTGACTACTTAACATGGAACAAATCCATCTCTCCTGCTGGCTGTGGGTTGCAGATTTTCGTCTCACTCACGCTTGGTGGTGGAGAGAGTTTCCTCCTAGCCGCCATGTCCTATGACCGTTATGTAGCTGTTTGCCACCCACTGAGATACCCTGTACTCCTGAACTGGCGATTATGTTTTCAAATGACTTTGGGCTCTTGGTTCCTGGGGGCAGCTGATGGGCTCATGCAAGCGGCCACTACACTGAGCTTCGCATTTTGTAGTGCTCATGAGATCGATCATTTCTTCTGTGAGGCCCCCATGTTGGTGCGTTTGGCTTGTGCTGATACATCAGTCTTTGAAAATGTCATGTACGTTTGCTGTGTGTTAATGCTCCTAATTCCCTTTTCCCTCATTCTGGCTTCCTATAGTCTCATTCTCTCTGCCGTTCTCCATATGCGTTCTCAAGAAGCCCTCAAGGAGGCTTTTGCCACCTGTTCCTCCCATTTAGCTGTGGTGGCACTCTTTTATGGGCCTGCCATTTTTATCTACATGAGACCCAAATCCTATAGGTCAGCTAACCATGATAAGGTTGTGTCAGCATTCTATACTATCCTTACTCCTGTGCTGAACCCCCTCATCTACAGTTTGAGGAACAGTGAGGTCAGAGAAGCCTTGAAAAAGTGGCTGGGAAAATGTGCAGACTTCAAATACCAGCAAACTTAG